A region of Mesorhizobium sp. M3A.F.Ca.ET.080.04.2.1 DNA encodes the following proteins:
- the sucD gene encoding succinate--CoA ligase subunit alpha, with protein MSILVDKNTKVLVQGLTGKTGTFHTEQALAYHGTKMVGGIHPKKGGETWAGAKGESLPIFATVAEGKERTGANASVVYVPPAGAAEAIIEAIEAEIPLIVCITEGIPVMDMVRVKARLDRSSSRLIGPNCPGVLTPDECKIGIMPGNIFRKGSVGVVSRSGTLTYEAVFQTTNVGLGQTTAVGIGGDPVKGTEFIDVLEMLLADDETKSIIMIGEIGGSAEEDAAQFLKDEAKRGRKKPMAGFIAGRTAPAGRTMGHAGAVISGGKGGAEDKIAAMESAGIKVSPSPARLGTTLVEAIKGQ; from the coding sequence ATGTCCATTCTCGTCGACAAGAACACCAAGGTGCTGGTCCAAGGCCTGACCGGCAAGACCGGCACGTTCCACACCGAGCAGGCGCTGGCCTATCATGGCACCAAGATGGTGGGCGGCATACATCCGAAGAAGGGCGGCGAGACCTGGGCCGGCGCCAAGGGCGAGAGCCTGCCGATCTTCGCCACGGTCGCCGAAGGCAAGGAACGGACAGGCGCCAACGCCTCCGTCGTCTATGTGCCGCCGGCGGGCGCCGCCGAAGCCATCATCGAGGCGATCGAGGCCGAGATCCCGCTGATCGTCTGCATCACCGAAGGCATCCCGGTGATGGACATGGTCAGGGTCAAGGCGCGGCTCGACCGCTCCTCCTCGCGGCTGATCGGTCCGAACTGCCCGGGCGTGCTGACGCCCGACGAATGCAAGATCGGCATCATGCCCGGCAACATCTTCCGCAAGGGCTCGGTCGGCGTTGTGTCGCGCTCGGGAACGCTTACCTATGAAGCGGTCTTCCAGACCACCAATGTGGGCCTCGGCCAGACCACCGCGGTCGGCATCGGCGGCGACCCTGTCAAAGGCACCGAGTTCATCGACGTGCTGGAGATGCTGCTCGCGGACGACGAGACCAAGTCGATCATCATGATCGGCGAGATCGGCGGCTCGGCCGAGGAAGACGCCGCGCAGTTCCTCAAGGACGAGGCCAAGCGAGGTCGCAAGAAGCCGATGGCGGGTTTCATCGCCGGACGCACGGCGCCGGCCGGCCGCACCATGGGCCATGCCGGCGCGGTGATCTCCGGCGGCAAGGGCGGCGCCGAAGATAAGATCGCGGCAATGGAATCGGCCGGCATCAAGGTTTCGCCGTCGCCGGCTCGACTGGGCACGACCTTAGTTGAGGCGATCAAGGGTCAGTGA
- a CDS encoding cupin domain-containing protein: MPPRKINLVEAADAKIAKVFDPHIAGDVNDAQAKVAKFGEVFDWHAHDHEDEAFLVLRGRIAIDFRDGPVELGEGDFIVVPRGVEHRPRSLTTEPVVLMFEPATTLNTGNAKSDLTVTDLKRL, translated from the coding sequence GTGCCCCCGCGCAAGATCAACCTGGTCGAGGCGGCCGATGCGAAGATCGCCAAGGTCTTCGATCCGCATATCGCCGGCGACGTCAACGATGCCCAAGCGAAGGTCGCCAAGTTCGGCGAGGTCTTCGACTGGCATGCGCATGACCATGAGGACGAAGCCTTCCTCGTGCTGCGCGGCAGGATCGCGATCGATTTCCGCGACGGTCCGGTCGAGCTCGGCGAAGGTGATTTCATCGTCGTGCCGCGCGGCGTCGAGCACCGGCCGCGCTCGCTGACGACGGAGCCGGTGGTGCTGATGTTCGAGCCGGCAACGACTTTGAACACCGGCAATGCCAAGAGCGACCTAACCGTCACCGACCTGAAGCGGCTCTGA
- the sucC gene encoding ADP-forming succinate--CoA ligase subunit beta, with the protein MNIHEYQAKALLKGFGAPVADGVPVFKASEAEAAAKALPGPLYVVKSQIHAGGRGKGKFKELGPDAKGGVRLAKSAAEVVANANEMLGHTLVTKQTGAAGKQVNRLYIEDGADIDRELYLSILVDRSVGRIAFVVSTEGGMDIEAVAHDTPEKILTVAIDPDKGVTADDVEKLNAALKLDGDAAKDGSTLFPILYKAFVEKDMSLLEVNPLIVMKNGRLRVLDAKVSFDNNALFRHPDVMELRDTTEEDEKEIEASKYDLAYVALDGNIGCMVNGAGLAMATMDIIKLYGAEPANFLDVGGGASKEKVTAAFKIITKDPVVEGILINIFGGIMKCDVIAEGVIAAVKEVGLKVPLVVRLEGTNAELGKKIINESGLNVVSADDLDDAAKKIVKAVKG; encoded by the coding sequence ATGAACATCCATGAATATCAGGCCAAGGCGCTGCTGAAGGGTTTCGGCGCGCCGGTCGCTGACGGCGTTCCCGTGTTCAAGGCAAGCGAGGCGGAAGCCGCCGCCAAGGCGCTGCCCGGGCCGCTCTATGTGGTGAAGAGCCAGATCCATGCCGGCGGCCGCGGCAAGGGCAAGTTCAAGGAGCTCGGCCCCGATGCCAAGGGCGGCGTGCGGCTGGCGAAGTCGGCGGCCGAAGTGGTTGCCAACGCCAACGAGATGCTCGGCCATACGCTGGTCACCAAGCAGACCGGCGCGGCCGGCAAGCAGGTCAACCGCCTCTATATCGAGGACGGTGCCGATATCGACCGAGAGCTCTATCTGTCGATCCTCGTAGACCGCTCGGTCGGCCGCATCGCCTTCGTGGTCTCCACCGAGGGCGGCATGGACATCGAGGCGGTGGCGCATGACACGCCCGAAAAGATCCTCACCGTCGCCATCGATCCGGACAAGGGCGTGACGGCGGACGACGTGGAGAAGCTGAACGCCGCGCTGAAGCTCGACGGCGATGCGGCCAAGGACGGCAGCACGCTGTTTCCGATCCTCTACAAGGCATTCGTCGAAAAGGACATGAGCCTGCTCGAGGTCAACCCGCTGATCGTGATGAAGAACGGCCGGCTGCGCGTGCTCGACGCCAAGGTGTCGTTCGACAACAACGCGCTGTTCCGCCATCCGGACGTGATGGAGCTGCGCGACACCACCGAAGAGGACGAGAAGGAAATCGAGGCGTCGAAATACGACCTCGCCTATGTCGCGCTCGACGGCAATATCGGCTGCATGGTCAATGGCGCCGGGCTCGCCATGGCGACGATGGACATCATCAAGCTCTATGGCGCAGAGCCGGCCAACTTCCTCGATGTCGGCGGCGGCGCGTCAAAGGAGAAGGTGACGGCGGCGTTCAAGATCATCACCAAGGATCCGGTCGTCGAAGGCATCCTGATCAACATCTTCGGCGGCATCATGAAGTGCGACGTCATCGCCGAGGGCGTGATCGCCGCGGTCAAGGAAGTGGGGCTCAAGGTGCCGCTGGTCGTGCGCCTGGAAGGCACCAATGCCGAGCTCGGCAAGAAGATCATCAACGAAAGCGGCTTGAACGTCGTCTCGGCCGACGACCTCGACGACGCGGCCAAGAAGATCGTCAAGGCGGTAAAGGGCTGA
- the mdh gene encoding malate dehydrogenase, whose amino-acid sequence MARNKIALIGSGMIGGTLAHMIGLKDLGDVVLFDIAEGIPQGKGLDIAQSSPVDGFDSRLTGVNDYAGIEGADVCIVTAGVPRKPGMSRDDLLGINLKVMEQVGAGLKKYAPKAFVICITNPLDAMVWALQKFSGLPTSHVVGMAGVLDSARFRYFLAEEFKVSVEDVTAFVLGGHGDSMVPMIRYSTVSGIPLPDLVKMGWTSKEKLDQIVQRTRDGGAEIVGLLKTGSAYYAPAASAIAMAESYLKDKKRVLPCAAHLSGQYGVKGTYVGVPVVIGAGGVERVIEIDLSKAEQKMFENSVAAVQGLTEACTKIAPHLAGK is encoded by the coding sequence ATGGCACGTAACAAGATAGCGCTCATCGGCTCGGGCATGATCGGCGGCACGCTCGCCCATATGATCGGCCTCAAGGATCTCGGCGACGTGGTGCTGTTCGATATCGCCGAGGGGATTCCGCAGGGCAAGGGTCTCGACATCGCGCAGTCGTCGCCGGTCGATGGGTTCGACTCCAGGCTGACCGGCGTCAACGACTATGCCGGCATCGAGGGCGCCGATGTCTGCATCGTCACCGCCGGCGTGCCGCGCAAGCCCGGCATGAGCCGCGACGACCTGCTGGGCATCAACCTCAAGGTCATGGAACAGGTCGGCGCCGGCCTCAAGAAGTACGCGCCCAAGGCCTTCGTCATCTGCATCACCAACCCGCTCGACGCCATGGTGTGGGCACTGCAGAAGTTCTCCGGCCTGCCGACCAGCCATGTCGTGGGCATGGCCGGCGTGCTCGACAGCGCCCGTTTCCGCTACTTCCTGGCAGAAGAGTTCAAGGTGTCGGTCGAGGATGTCACCGCCTTCGTGCTCGGCGGCCATGGCGACTCGATGGTGCCGATGATCCGCTATTCGACGGTGTCCGGCATCCCGCTGCCCGACCTCGTCAAGATGGGCTGGACCTCGAAGGAGAAGCTCGACCAGATCGTGCAGCGCACGCGCGACGGCGGCGCCGAGATTGTCGGCCTGTTGAAGACCGGCTCGGCCTATTACGCGCCGGCGGCGTCCGCGATCGCCATGGCCGAATCCTACCTCAAGGACAAGAAGCGCGTGCTGCCATGTGCGGCGCATCTCTCCGGCCAGTATGGTGTCAAGGGAACCTATGTCGGCGTTCCGGTGGTGATCGGCGCCGGCGGCGTCGAGCGCGTCATCGAGATCGACCTGTCCAAGGCCGAGCAGAAGATGTTCGAAAACTCAGTGGCGGCCGTGCAAGGCCTGACCGAGGCCTGCACCAAGATCGCCCCGCATCTCGCCGGCAAGTAA
- the odhB gene encoding 2-oxoglutarate dehydrogenase complex dihydrolipoyllysine-residue succinyltransferase codes for MATEIRVPTLGESVTEATVGKWFKKVGDAIAADEPLVELETDKVTVEVPAAGAGTLSEITVKEGETVNVGALLGSIAAGGEAAAPATKPQAVAQASSPNAASTVKQAAAETAKVAGDAGPIEPRTMPPAPAAAKLIAESNLAVDQITGSGKRGQVLKGDVLDAIAKGAPSQPSETPKAAPASAPVAARAPSTADDASREERVRMTKLRQTIARRLKEAQSTAAMLTTFNEVDMSAVMALRTKYKDVFEKKHGVKLGFMGFFTKAVTHALKEIPAVNAEIDGTDIIYKNFAHVGVAVGTDKGLVVPVVRDADQMSIAEIEKEIGRLGLAARDGKLAVADMQGGTFTISNGGVYGSLMSTPILNAPQSGILGMHKIQDRPVVVGGQIVIRPMMYLALSYDHRIVDGKEAVTFLVRVKESLEDPERLVLDL; via the coding sequence ATGGCTACCGAAATCCGCGTCCCCACTCTGGGCGAATCCGTCACCGAGGCGACCGTCGGCAAGTGGTTCAAGAAGGTCGGCGACGCGATCGCCGCCGATGAGCCGCTGGTCGAGCTCGAAACCGACAAGGTGACGGTGGAGGTGCCTGCCGCGGGCGCCGGAACGCTCTCCGAGATCACCGTCAAGGAAGGCGAAACCGTCAATGTCGGCGCGTTGCTCGGCTCGATTGCGGCAGGCGGCGAAGCGGCCGCGCCGGCGACCAAGCCGCAGGCGGTGGCACAGGCTTCCAGCCCGAATGCCGCCTCCACGGTCAAGCAGGCCGCGGCCGAGACCGCCAAGGTGGCCGGCGACGCCGGCCCGATCGAGCCGCGCACCATGCCGCCGGCTCCTGCGGCAGCCAAGCTGATTGCCGAGAGCAATCTCGCGGTGGACCAGATCACCGGCTCCGGCAAGCGCGGCCAGGTGCTCAAGGGCGACGTGCTCGACGCCATCGCCAAGGGCGCGCCCTCGCAGCCGTCCGAAACGCCGAAGGCGGCTCCGGCCTCCGCGCCTGTGGCGGCCCGCGCGCCGTCCACGGCCGACGATGCCTCGCGCGAGGAGCGGGTGCGCATGACCAAGCTGCGCCAGACCATCGCGCGCCGCCTCAAGGAGGCGCAGTCGACGGCCGCCATGCTCACCACCTTCAACGAGGTGGACATGAGCGCGGTGATGGCGCTGAGGACCAAGTACAAGGACGTGTTCGAGAAGAAGCACGGCGTGAAGCTCGGCTTCATGGGCTTCTTCACCAAGGCGGTGACGCATGCGCTGAAGGAAATCCCGGCGGTCAATGCCGAGATCGACGGCACCGACATCATCTACAAGAATTTCGCCCATGTCGGCGTCGCCGTCGGCACCGACAAGGGCCTGGTGGTGCCAGTGGTGCGCGATGCCGACCAGATGTCGATTGCCGAGATCGAGAAGGAGATCGGCCGGCTGGGTCTCGCCGCGCGCGACGGCAAGCTCGCCGTCGCCGATATGCAGGGCGGCACCTTCACCATCTCCAATGGCGGCGTCTACGGGTCGCTGATGTCGACGCCGATCCTGAACGCGCCGCAGTCCGGCATTCTCGGCATGCATAAGATCCAGGACCGGCCGGTGGTGGTCGGCGGCCAGATCGTCATCCGCCCGATGATGTATCTGGCGCTCAGCTACGACCACCGTATCGTCGACGGCAAGGAAGCGGTGACTTTCCTGGTGCGCGTCAAGGAAAGCCTGGAGGATCCGGAGCGGCTGGTGCTCGATCTGTGA
- a CDS encoding 2-oxoglutarate dehydrogenase E1 component: MARQDQANDQFSLTSFLYGGNADYIDALYAAYEDDPASVDPEWQDFFAALKDDAGDVRKNAKGASWAKPSWPLQTNGELVSALDGNWGLVEKHIEKKVKDKAVVNGAALSDADVHQATRDSVRAIMMIRAYRMRGHLHADLDPLGIAKPLEDYNELSPENYGFTQADYDRPIFLDNVLGLEFGTIRQMLDILARTYCSTLGVEFMHISDPEEKAWIQARIEGADKEITFTAAGKKAILSKLIEAEGFEQYIDVKYKGTKRFGLDGGESLIPALEQIVKRGGQLGLKEIVLGMAHRGRLNVLSQVMAKPHRAIFHEFKGGSAAPDEVEGSGDVKYHLGASSDREFDGNKVHLSLTANPSHLEIVDPVVMGKARAKQDQLAGRERGEIVPLSERAKVMPLLLHGDAAFAGQGVIAEILGLSGLRGHRVAGTLHFIINNQIGFTTNPRFSRSSPYPSDVAKMIEAPIFHVNGDDPEAVVHAAKVATEFRMKFHKPVVVDMFCYRRFGHNEGDEPAFTQPIMYRKIRTHKTTVQTYADRLIAEGHITQAEVDKMRADWRAHLEAEWEVGQSYKPNKADWLDGAWSGLRTADNQDEQRRGKTAVPVRTLKEIGKKLTEVPKGFEAHKTILRFLENRRQAIESGEGIDWSTAEALAFGAILLDGSPIRLSGQDSERGTFSQRHSVLYDQRDETRYIPLNNLSAAQAGYEVINSMLSEEAVLGFEYGYSLAEPKALTLWEAQFGDFANGAQVVFDQFISSGERKWLRMSGLVCLLPHGYEGQGPEHSSARLERFLQLCAEDNMQVANVTTPANYFHILRRQLKRDFRKPLILMTPKSLLRHKRAVSTLPEMSGESSFHRLLWDDAQLLADQPIKLVKDSKIRRVVLCSGKVYYDLYEEREKRGINDIYLLRVEQLYPFPAKALITELSRFRNAEMVWCQEEPKNMGAWSFIDPYLEWVLAHIDAKHQRVRYTGRPASASPATGLMSKHLSQLAALLDDALGG; encoded by the coding sequence ATGGCACGACAAGATCAGGCCAACGACCAATTCTCGCTCACCTCGTTCCTCTATGGCGGCAACGCCGACTATATCGACGCGCTCTATGCCGCCTATGAGGACGATCCGGCCTCCGTCGATCCGGAATGGCAGGATTTCTTCGCGGCGCTGAAGGACGATGCGGGCGACGTTCGCAAGAACGCCAAGGGCGCTTCCTGGGCAAAGCCCTCTTGGCCCCTGCAGACCAATGGCGAGCTGGTGTCGGCGCTCGATGGCAATTGGGGCCTGGTCGAGAAGCACATCGAAAAGAAGGTGAAGGATAAGGCGGTCGTCAACGGCGCAGCCCTTTCCGATGCGGACGTGCACCAGGCGACGCGCGATTCCGTTCGCGCCATCATGATGATCCGCGCCTACCGCATGCGCGGCCATCTGCATGCCGATCTCGATCCGCTCGGCATCGCCAAGCCGCTCGAGGACTATAACGAGCTGTCGCCGGAGAATTACGGATTCACCCAGGCCGACTACGACCGGCCAATCTTTCTCGACAATGTGCTCGGTCTCGAATTCGGCACCATCCGGCAGATGCTGGACATCCTCGCCCGCACCTATTGCTCGACGCTCGGCGTCGAATTCATGCACATCTCGGACCCCGAGGAAAAGGCGTGGATCCAGGCGCGCATCGAGGGCGCCGACAAGGAGATCACCTTCACCGCCGCCGGCAAGAAGGCGATCCTGTCGAAGCTGATCGAGGCAGAGGGCTTCGAGCAGTATATCGACGTCAAGTACAAGGGCACCAAGCGCTTCGGCCTCGACGGCGGCGAGTCGCTGATCCCGGCGCTGGAACAGATCGTCAAGCGCGGCGGCCAGCTCGGCCTGAAGGAGATCGTGCTCGGCATGGCGCATCGCGGCCGCCTCAACGTGCTCAGCCAGGTGATGGCCAAGCCACATCGCGCCATCTTCCACGAATTCAAGGGCGGTTCGGCCGCTCCGGACGAGGTCGAGGGCTCGGGCGACGTGAAGTACCATCTCGGCGCCTCGTCGGATCGCGAGTTCGACGGCAACAAGGTGCATCTGTCGCTGACCGCCAATCCTTCGCATCTGGAGATCGTCGACCCGGTGGTGATGGGCAAGGCGCGCGCCAAGCAGGACCAGCTCGCCGGGCGCGAGCGCGGCGAGATCGTGCCGCTGTCGGAGCGCGCCAAGGTGATGCCGCTGTTGTTGCACGGCGATGCCGCCTTTGCCGGCCAGGGCGTGATTGCCGAGATCCTCGGCCTGTCCGGCCTGCGCGGCCACCGCGTCGCCGGCACGCTGCATTTCATCATCAACAACCAGATCGGCTTCACCACCAATCCGCGCTTCTCGCGCTCGTCGCCCTATCCGTCCGACGTGGCCAAGATGATCGAGGCGCCGATCTTCCACGTCAATGGCGACGATCCGGAAGCCGTCGTGCACGCCGCGAAGGTGGCGACCGAGTTCCGCATGAAGTTCCACAAGCCGGTGGTGGTGGACATGTTCTGCTACCGCCGCTTCGGCCACAATGAGGGCGACGAGCCGGCTTTCACGCAGCCGATCATGTATCGCAAGATCCGCACCCATAAGACGACGGTGCAGACCTACGCCGACCGGCTGATCGCCGAAGGCCATATCACCCAGGCGGAAGTCGACAAGATGCGGGCCGACTGGCGCGCGCATCTGGAAGCCGAATGGGAAGTCGGCCAGTCCTACAAGCCGAACAAGGCCGACTGGCTGGACGGCGCCTGGTCCGGCCTGCGCACGGCCGACAATCAGGACGAACAGCGCCGCGGCAAGACCGCCGTTCCGGTCCGCACGCTGAAGGAAATCGGCAAGAAGCTGACCGAGGTGCCGAAGGGTTTCGAGGCGCACAAGACGATCCTGCGCTTTCTCGAGAACCGCCGCCAGGCGATCGAATCCGGCGAAGGCATCGACTGGTCGACGGCCGAGGCGCTGGCCTTCGGCGCCATCCTGCTCGACGGCAGTCCGATCCGGCTCTCCGGCCAGGATTCGGAACGCGGCACTTTCTCGCAGCGCCATTCGGTGCTCTACGACCAGCGCGACGAGACGCGTTATATCCCGCTCAACAATCTGTCGGCGGCGCAAGCCGGCTACGAAGTCATCAACTCGATGCTGTCGGAAGAGGCGGTGCTTGGCTTCGAATACGGCTACAGCCTGGCCGAGCCGAAGGCGCTGACGCTCTGGGAAGCGCAGTTCGGCGATTTCGCCAACGGCGCCCAGGTCGTGTTCGACCAGTTCATCTCGTCCGGCGAGCGCAAGTGGCTCAGAATGTCGGGCTTGGTCTGCCTGCTGCCGCATGGCTATGAGGGCCAGGGGCCCGAGCACTCGTCGGCGCGGCTGGAGCGCTTCCTGCAGCTGTGCGCCGAGGACAACATGCAGGTGGCCAACGTGACGACGCCGGCTAATTATTTCCACATCCTGCGCAGGCAATTGAAGCGGGACTTCCGCAAGCCGCTGATCCTGATGACGCCGAAGTCGCTGCTGCGCCACAAGCGGGCGGTGTCGACGCTGCCGGAAATGTCGGGCGAGAGCTCGTTCCACCGGCTGTTGTGGGACGATGCGCAACTGCTCGCCGACCAGCCGATCAAGCTGGTCAAGGATTCCAAGATCCGCCGCGTCGTGCTGTGCTCGGGCAAGGTCTATTACGACCTCTACGAGGAGCGCGAGAAGCGCGGCATCAACGACATCTACCTGCTGCGCGTCGAGCAGCTCTATCCATTCCCGGCCAAGGCGCTCATCACCGAGCTGTCGCGCTTCCGCAACGCGGAGATGGTGTGGTGCCAGGAGGAGCCCAAGAACATGGGCGCCTGGTCGTTCATCGATCCCTATCTCGAATGGGTGCTGGCGCATATCGACGCCAAGCATCAGCGCGTTCGCTACACCGGCCGGCCGGCTTCCGCCTCGCCGGCGACCGGATTGATGTCGAAGCATCTCAGCCAGCTTGCTGCCCTGCTCGACGACGCGCTCGGCGGATAA
- a CDS encoding DUF1579 family protein: MNAASFSSLSADHQRLQALVGAWRGEEDVAATQWTDAGTATSEVLAEAQFGGLFVVQRYRQRRDGTISFGSHNVFGFDQQRKLVTMHQFDSMGFVPATPATGIWNGAELVLERSSPRGSARVTYIFDGDDTYRMRLQFKPTGSDVWQDMVSGVYRRVSPTLLSLALEAAGDTAGDIGGNQWNREELYDR; encoded by the coding sequence ATGAACGCGGCGTCTTTCTCCTCGCTTTCGGCCGACCACCAACGCCTGCAGGCGCTGGTCGGCGCGTGGCGTGGCGAGGAAGACGTTGCGGCGACACAATGGACCGATGCCGGCACGGCAACGTCGGAAGTGCTGGCTGAAGCGCAGTTCGGCGGCCTGTTCGTGGTGCAGCGCTATCGCCAGCGCCGCGACGGCACGATTTCGTTCGGCTCGCACAATGTGTTCGGCTTCGACCAGCAACGCAAGCTCGTCACAATGCACCAATTCGATTCCATGGGGTTCGTGCCGGCGACACCGGCCACGGGCATCTGGAACGGCGCCGAGCTCGTTCTGGAACGGTCGTCGCCGCGCGGCTCCGCCCGCGTGACGTATATTTTCGACGGCGACGATACCTACCGCATGCGATTGCAATTCAAGCCTACCGGTAGCGATGTTTGGCAAGACATGGTGAGTGGCGTCTACCGGCGCGTCTCGCCTACTCTTCTGAGCCTCGCCCTGGAGGCGGCAGGAGATACCGCAGGCGATATCGGCGGCAACCAGTGGAATCGGGAAGAGCTCTATGATCGCTGA
- the zapE gene encoding cell division protein ZapE, protein MHLRDGLQTHVTVRQRYDHLVETGAVDRDPAQERIVAALDRLIDEISAKRLAQKSSALGWLFARKQQTREAITGLYIHGGVGRGKTMLMDFFYELLPVRRKRRVHFNDFMADVQDRIQKHRAARKNGEVKEDDPIPPVARALAEEAWVLCFDEFSVADIADAMILSRLFSALFANGVVLVATSNVAPRELYRDGLNRQLFLPFIGLLERNAAVLTLDAEKDYRQEKLNRLPVYVTPVDEAADRALDEAWKAMTDGEPTSPVTLTLKGRHLVVPRAAGDAARFSFADLCEKPLGARDYLAIAARFSTVFIDHVPVLGEGKRNEAKRFILLIDTLYDHRMRLVMSAAAQPSELYTAKRGNEVFEFERTASRLVEMQSRDWLEGWAERRKSQVLSDEARQAQA, encoded by the coding sequence ATGCATCTGCGTGACGGCCTCCAGACTCATGTGACCGTCAGGCAGCGCTACGACCATCTGGTCGAGACCGGGGCCGTCGACCGTGACCCGGCGCAGGAGCGCATTGTCGCCGCGCTCGACCGGCTGATCGACGAAATCTCCGCAAAAAGGCTGGCGCAGAAATCGAGCGCGCTGGGCTGGCTGTTCGCGCGCAAGCAGCAGACGCGCGAGGCGATCACGGGCCTCTACATCCATGGCGGCGTCGGGCGCGGCAAGACCATGCTGATGGATTTTTTCTATGAACTGCTGCCGGTCAGGCGCAAGCGGCGCGTCCATTTCAACGATTTCATGGCCGACGTGCAGGACCGCATCCAGAAGCACCGGGCGGCGCGCAAGAACGGCGAGGTCAAGGAAGACGATCCGATCCCGCCGGTGGCGCGGGCGCTGGCTGAGGAAGCCTGGGTGCTGTGCTTCGACGAGTTTTCCGTCGCCGACATCGCCGATGCAATGATCCTGTCGCGGCTGTTTTCGGCACTGTTCGCCAATGGTGTCGTGCTGGTCGCCACCTCCAACGTCGCCCCGCGGGAGCTTTATCGCGACGGCCTGAACCGGCAGCTCTTCCTGCCTTTTATCGGGCTACTCGAGCGCAATGCCGCGGTGCTGACGCTCGACGCCGAGAAGGACTATCGGCAGGAGAAGCTCAACCGCCTGCCGGTCTATGTCACGCCAGTCGACGAGGCCGCGGACCGGGCGCTCGACGAGGCGTGGAAGGCGATGACCGACGGCGAGCCGACTTCGCCGGTGACGCTGACGCTGAAGGGCAGACATCTCGTGGTGCCGCGCGCGGCGGGCGATGCCGCGCGCTTTTCCTTCGCCGATCTCTGCGAAAAGCCGCTCGGCGCGCGCGACTATCTGGCGATCGCCGCCCGGTTTTCGACCGTTTTCATCGACCATGTGCCGGTGCTGGGCGAAGGCAAGCGCAACGAGGCCAAGCGTTTCATTCTCCTCATCGATACGCTCTACGACCATCGCATGCGTCTGGTGATGAGCGCCGCCGCGCAGCCCTCCGAGCTTTACACCGCCAAGCGCGGCAACGAGGTGTTCGAGTTCGAGCGCACCGCCTCCCGGCTGGTCGAAATGCAGAGCCGCGACTGGCTGGAGGGCTGGGCAGAGCGGCGGAAGAGCCAGGTGCTCAGTGACGAGGCACGCCAGGCGCAGGCGTGA
- a CDS encoding protease inhibitor Inh/omp19 family protein yields MNFSKTGPFSKSGLLAVSLAALVASGCSTSRFSSMDDQQPAPLTPAPSGTVTQNQLPPPAAPGTTDPSQFPTAPTNNQVASLPQDGSAPAGAADLTAASVAGVWNASVSGQSCKVATPQTKFGAGYRAGPLHCPSPIDGIKSWNVSGKQLTLYDENGGPLARLYSSGGEKFDGQTSNGLPISLTR; encoded by the coding sequence ATGAATTTTTCGAAGACGGGCCCTTTTTCGAAATCTGGTCTTTTGGCCGTATCGCTGGCCGCGCTCGTTGCGAGCGGCTGCTCGACCTCGCGGTTCTCGTCGATGGACGACCAGCAGCCGGCGCCGCTGACGCCCGCGCCCTCCGGCACGGTGACGCAGAACCAGCTGCCGCCGCCCGCTGCGCCGGGCACCACCGACCCGTCGCAATTCCCGACAGCGCCGACGAACAACCAGGTTGCCTCCCTGCCGCAGGATGGCTCGGCGCCGGCCGGCGCCGCGGACCTGACCGCGGCCAGCGTCGCCGGCGTCTGGAACGCCAGCGTGTCCGGCCAGAGCTGCAAGGTGGCGACTCCGCAGACCAAGTTCGGCGCCGGCTATCGCGCCGGGCCGCTGCACTGCCCGTCGCCGATCGACGGCATCAAGTCCTGGAACGTCTCCGGCAAGCAATTGACGCTTTATGACGAAAACGGCGGCCCGCTCGCGAGGCTTTATTCCTCGGGCGGCGAGAAATTCGACGGCCAGACTTCCAACGGCCTGCCGATCTCGCTTACAAGGTAA